The Thiobacillus sp. genome contains the following window.
CATGGCATCGCCCGCTATCGGGGGCTCAGCGGCATGGATCTGGGGGATGGCCAGGAGGAATTCCTCACCCTGGAGTTCGCCGGCGGCGACAAGCTCTACGTGCCGGTGGCGCATTTGCATCTCATCTCCCGTTACCTGGGGGGCGACCCGGACAACGTGCCCCTGCACAAGCTGGGCAGCGGCCAATGGGAGAAAGCCCGGCGGCGGGCCATGGAGAAGGCCCGGGATACGGCGGCGGAACTGCTCAACCTCTATGCCCAGCGGGCCGCACGCCATGGCCATGCGTTCCAGATCAGCCAGCACGACCTGGACGCCTTCGCTGCCGGCTTTGGGTTCGAAGAAACCCCTGACCAGCTGGCCGCCATCGAGGCGGTGGTGGGCGACATGGGCTCCGGCCGGCCCATGGACCGGCTGGTGTGCGGCGACGTGGGCTTCGGCAAGACGGAAGTGGCCCTGCGGGCGGCCTACGTGGCCGTCGCCGCCGGACGCCAGGTGGCGGTGCTTTGTCCCACTACCCTGCTGGCGGAGCAGCACTTCCAGACATTCTCGGACCGCTTCTCCGATACGGCGGTGCGCATGGCGGAGTTGTCCCGCTTCCGCTCCACGAAAGAAATCAATGCGGCCCTGGAAGGCCTGAAGGACGGCCGCATCGACCTGGTCATCGGCACCCACAAACTGCTGCAAAAAGACATCAGGTTCAAGAATCTGGGCCTGGTGGTCATCGATGAGGAACACCGCTTTGGCGTGCGCCAGAAGGAACGGCTCAAGGAACTGCGGGCAGAAGTGGACGTGCTGACCCTGACCGCCACGCCCATTCCCCGCACCCTGGCCATGTCCCTGGAGGGCATCCGGGACTTCTCGGTCATTGCCACGGCGCCGCAAAAACGCTTGGCCATCAAGACCTTCGTCCACCCCTTCAGCAACGGCCTGATACGGGAAGCGGCCCTGCGGGAATTGAAACGGGGCGGGCAGATCTATTTTCTCCACAACGAAGTGGAAACCATTGAGAACATGCGGGAAAAACTGGAGAAGCTGCTGCCCGAGGCCCGCATCCAGATCGCCCACGGCCAGATGCCTGAACGGGAGCTGGAACATGTCATGCGGGACTTCTATCACCAGCGCTTCAACTTGCTGCTCTGCAGCACGATCATCGAGACGGGCATCAACGTGCCCACGGCCAACACCATCATCATGAACCGGGCGGACAAGTTCGGCCTGGCCCAGCTGCACCAGTTGCGTGGGCGGGTAGGCCGTTCCCATCACCAGGCCTACGCCTACCTGCTCACCCCGCCGGACGGCGTGAAGATCACCCCCGCCGCCGGCAAGCGGCTGGAGGCCATCCAGAACATGGAGGAACTGGGCTCGGGCTTCTACCTGGCCATGCACGACCTGGAAATCCGAGGCGCAGGCGAGGTGCTCGGCGAAAGCCAGAGTGGCGAGATGCAGGAGGTGGGATTCAATCTTTTCAATGACATGTTGTCGAGTGCTGTGAAATCACTCAAGGAAGGCAAGGAACCCGACATGAGTGCGCCCCTGGCCGCCACCACCGAGATCAACCTGCATCATCCCGCCCTGCTGCCCGAGGATTATTGTCCTGATATCCATGAACGCCTGGTGCTTTACAAACGCCTGGCCAATTGCGAATCCAAATCCGAATTGGACGAATTGCAGGAGGAATTGATTGACCGTTTCGGATTGCTGCCCGGTTCCGCCCAGGCCTTAATCGCCGTTCATCAACTGAGATTGGAAACCCGGGCATTTGGCATTGAGCGCCTGGAAGCCGGGCCAGACGTGACCAGCATACAGTTCAGGCCCAATCCACCGGTGGATCCCATGAAGATCATCCGGCTTATCCAATCCCGCCGGGAATACAAATTGGCCGGCCAGGACAAACTGCGCATCGAGCAGCCTTGCCCCACCCTGGACAAGCGGCTGGCCATGATCCGGAAATTCCTCGCGGAAATCAGCGGTTGAATCCAAGTCGATGATTTTCGGGTTTCCCGGCGTACCAGTACAACCCATGGATAACTCTATCTAAAGATATATCTATTCCTGCCGATAAAGTATGCTCCGTTTGCACATAAATAAAGCAGCCACTGATTCGGATCGAGGAGATGGAAGAGAGGGCTCAGGATATCCATAAGCAATTAGCCATGGCACGGCTTCCCAGCCTGCCCCAGGCGCTATTGCAAATCCTTGACCTGTCAGAACGGGATGACGTGGGTTTGTCCGAGATCGGGGCTGTGGTTTCCCAGGATCCAGGACTGGCAGCAAAAGTGCTGAGCACGGCCAATTCAGCCTATTTCAGCCGTGGAAGGCCCATCAACAGCATCGACCAATGCCTCTCCATCATGGGCGCAGCCCAGGTTCGCCGCATTGCGCTGAACCAGTCCGTCGCGGAATTGTTCGGCCGTTTCCAGAAATCCGGTGGTTTCGACATGCGCTATTTCTGGTACCACGTGCTGTGCGTGGCCATCACGTCGCGGGAATTGGCCAGGCGGCTGGACTATCCCCACGTGGATGAAGCCTACCTGGCGGGCCTGCTTCACGACGTGGGGCAGTTGGCCTTGCTTTCGGTGGCCCCGGACCAGTATCTGCCCATCTTCAAGTCCGCCACGGGCGAGCAAAGGCTGATGCAAGAAGAACAGCGGGCCTTCGGCCTGGCCCATCAGGAAATCGGCGCATGGCTGGCCCAGCGCTGGAATCTGCACAGCTTCATGGCGGATGCCCTGCTCTATCACCACGAACCCCTGCAGCGCGTCCGGGATGCCCATGCCTTGACCCAGATCGTGAACCTGGCCAACTTGTTCAACAACCTCAACCAGGGTGAGGTCGAGGTGAACGACGAGGACCTCGGCTTCTGGGACTTGACCGTCCATGAGGCCAGGACCCTCGTGGAGGCCGCCGAAACGGAGGCCAAGGAAGTGGCCGACGCATTGGGACTGGAGATCAAATTCCGCAAGGACATGCCCAAGGCAGAGGCATCTGATGGCGACAGCGGCCACACTGCTCTGGCTGAAGCCGTATCGGTCAGGCTGGAGGCTCAGTCCACCTTGCCCGAGGAAGCGGACGTTGGAACCCGGTCCGAGGCCTACCTGGGCATTCTGCGCAGCGCCCGCATGCTGTTCGGGACCCCCCACGCCACGCTGTTCGTGGCCACGGAAAATGTCCTTGAAGGGCAAACCACCGAAGACGATGACTCCCGCCTGGGAGAAATCCGCGTGAACCTGCCTGCCCCCGATTCCGCCCTTGCCCGGGCCCATGGAGGCCAGGTGGCCCTGGCCGGCGAAAACCCCTCCCGGGAAAACCTGGCTGACAGCCAGGTGTTGCGCATCCTGAACACGGAACGGTTGCTGTGTGTACCCCTGGGCAATGAGGGATCAGTCCTGGGCGTGCTGGCCATCGGCCTGCCCGCCGCGGACATAGCCGCGTTCATGAAGCGCAAGGCCCTCATCACCACCTTCGCCCGGGAAGGCGGCCGGCGCCTCGCCCGTGCCCTGGACCTTGTCGGCCTGGAACACAAGGCGCGAGAAGATGCCCGGGAGCAGTTCCAGCTCCATGCCCGCAAGGTGGTCCACGAGGCCAACAATCCCCTGGGCGTGGTGCGCAACTATATCGGCCTGCTGAGGGAACAACTGGGCGACAAGAAACAGGCCCATGAGGACATGGACCTGGTGGAAAGCGAACTGCGCCGGGTGGCCCGTATCCTCCAGCAGCTCAAGGACACCGATGCGGCCTCCATCGGCAAATCCGCCGCCAGCCGAATCGACATAAACGCCCTCATCAGCGACGTGATCCGGTTTTGCCGGCTTGGTCGGCCTGAACTGGAGAAGGTACAAACCCGGGTCCAGCTGGATGGGAGTATCCCGTCCATCCGCGTGAACGGAGACAAGGTCAAGCAGGTCCTCACCAACCTCATATTCAATGCCGCGGAAGCCATGCCGGAAGGCGGGGAGATCTCCATCTCCTCGGCCAGTTGGCAAGCGGCCAAGGGCAAGGGTTCCGTGGAAATCATCGTGCGCGACAATGGCCCCGGTCTGCCTGCGGCTGTGCTGGATCAACTCTACCAGCCCAAGCAGACCGGCAAGGGGGGAGCACATCAGGGCCTGGGTTTGTCCATCGTCGGCAGACTGGTGGATGAGTTGGGCGGCACGATGCAATGCAACAGTTCCAACGCAGGCACAAGTTTCAAGATCTTGTTGCCAGCCAGCCAATAGGTGCCAAATGGTTTCATGGCGAGATACCCCCCGCAGCGACTACTACCAGGGCAAGGTGGAAGCGGTCCATCGCGACGTTGGCCACATCCTGCTGGTGGAGGATGACGTGCGATTTGCCCAGAGCATGCAAAGGCTCCTCAGTGGTGCGGGCTTCGACGTCACGGTGACCCACACCGGTTCCGCCGCCCGGGCCGAACTTGCCGGAGGGGACTTCCACCTTGCCCTGGTGGACATGAACCTGCCCGACATGAGCGGCCATGAAATCATCCAGGAGATCAACGACAAGAAGCTGAATACAGCCGCCATCGTGGTGAGCGGCGAAACCGAGATAGACGCCGCCATCAACGCCTTGCGGGCCGGCGCCCTGGATTTCGTGCGCAAGCCGCCTGAACCCGCCCTGCTGCTCCATGCGGTGCGCCGCGCCATCCGCCAGCGCTGTCTGGAACGTGAGCATCTGGAATTCCAGCAGCGCCTGCACCGTTCCGAGCGCCTGCACCGTTATCTGGTGGACAAATCTCCGGACATCATCCTGATGATGGACCTGGACGCCCGGGTCACCTTCGTAAACAACCGCCTCGGCGAATTGCTGGGCATCGAATCAGAAAGCATCGTCGGCAGACATTTCGTGGAACTGGTATTCGAGCATGACAGGGAGCGGGCCCAGTACGCCTTCAATTCCGCCAAGCTCACAGAAACCTCCAAGCACCTGCTGGAATTCCGCCTGAAGAGCAACCTGGACCACAGCGGCTTCCGGCATTTCGAACTGCTCCTGTCCGCCGCGGACCTGGAGGGCGAGGAGGCCGGCGGCAATCCCGTGGAGGATGACCACTTCTATATGGTGGCCCGGGACATCACGGTGCGCCGCGAGGCGGAGGAACGGGCCCGCTTCCATGCAAACCATGACGCCCTCACGGGCCTGCCCAACCGCAACCTGTTCCGTGACCGCCTGGGCCTGGCCCTTGTCCAGGCCCGGCGCAACAACGAGCGTCTGGGCGTGCTGTTCCTGAACATAGATCGTTTCAAGAGCGTCAACGATCTCTACGGCCACGCCCAGGCGGACATACTGCTCAACCGCGTGACCGAGCGCATCCAGCGCTGCCTGCGGGGAGGCGACACCCTGGCCCGCTTCGGCGGGGACGAGTTCTTGCTCCTGAATACCGGCATCAAGCACGACGACGAGGTGCTCGCCATCGTGGCCCGCATCAACGAGGAGCTGGAGGAGCACTTCAAGGTCAGCGGCAAGCAGGTGTTCCTATCCATGAGCGCCGGCATCGCCATATTCCCGGAGCATGGGGACAATGCCGACGCCCTCATTCGCCACGCCAACATTGCCCTTTATCACGGGCGCATTTCCGGCAGCAGCAGCCACACCTTCTTCATGCAGGAGATGGGCAAGTCCACGGACCACCGCCTGACCCTGGAGCAGGACTTGCGCCAGGCCCTGGATCAGGACCAGTTCGAGTTGTACTACCAGCCCCAGATGGGCCTGAAGAACCGTCACATCAAGGGCGTTGAAGCCCTGGTGCGCTGGAATCACCCCCGCCTGGGCCTGCTGCCGCCAGGAGAATTCCTGCCGGTGGCGGAGGAATCCGGCTTCATCGAGGAACTGGGGGAGTGGGTCATCAAGAAGGCTTTCAAGACCCTGCAGAAATGGGAACAGCGGGGTATCGCCCCGGACCGGGTGGCCATCAACATTTCTCCCCGCCATCTGGAGCGCCATGATTTCGTCGAACAGTTCACGCGCCTGATGAAGGAGTTCAACGTCACTCCCCTGCGGGTGGAGATCGAACTGACGGAGAACCTGTTCATCCGGGATCCCGGCGCCATGGTGCAGAAACTGCAGACCCTGGCCGCCCACGGCGTCATGGTGGCCATAGACGACTTCGGCACCCAGTATTCATCCCTGAGCTACCTGCAGAAATTCCCCATCCACACCCTGAAGATCGACAAGTCCTTCGTCTGGGAGATCGATCGGGAATACCGCCAGCACGCCATCATCAAGGCCATCATTTCCATCGCCCACGGCCTGGGGCTCAACCTCATCGCCGAAGGTGTGGAAACCGACGAACAGCTCAAGTTCCTGGAAGGCCAGGGTTGCGACGAGATCCAGGGCTATCTGGTGAGCCGCCCCCTGCCCCTGGACGCCCTGGAGCCCCTGCTGGAGAAACAGCGGGAGCCCCTGCGCCTGGTCTCCTAGTACCCGATCAGGGCTTCGCCTTCCCCGCCAGCCGCATCCAGGTGGACACCACCGTGTCCGGGTTCAGGGACATGGATTCGATGCCCTGCTCCATCAGCCACTCCGCCAGGTCCGGGTGATCCGACGGCCCCTGGCCGCAGATGCCCACGTACTTGCCGTTGCGTTTGCAGGCCGCGATGGCCTCGCTCAATAGCTTCTTCACCGCCGGGTTGCGCTCGTCGAAGGCGGCGGCCACCAAGCTGGAATCCCGGTCCACCCCCAGGGTCAGCTGGGTGAGGTCGTTGGAGCCGATGGAGAAGCCGTCGAAGCGCTTGAGGAACTCGTCGGCGATGAGCACGTTGGCGGGAATCTCGCACATCATCACCACCTTCAGGCCGTCCTTGCCCCGCTCCAGGCCGTTCTCCGCCAGCACGCCCAGGGCGGCGTCCGCGTCAGCCAGTGTGCGCACGAAGGGCAGCATGATCTCCACGTTGGTGAGGCCCATGTCCTGGCGCACCCGCTGGATGGCGCGGCATTCCAGGGTGAAGGCCCGGCGGAACTGGGGGCTGGCGTAGCGGCCCGCGCCCCGGAAGCCCAGCATGGGGTTTTCCTCGTGGGGCTCGAACTGGGGCCCGCCGATGAGGTTGGCGTATTCGTTGGACTTGAAGTCCGACATGCGCACGATGACCCGATGGGGCCAGAAGGCGGCAGCCAGGGTGCCGATGCCTTCCGCCAGTTTCTCGACGTAGAAGGTGACCGGGTCCGCGTAGCCCTTGGACTTGGCGTCGATGGCGTGCTTCACCTCCTCGGGCATCTTGCGGTATTCCAGGGCCGCGTTGGGGTGGATGCCGATGGCGTTGTTGATGATGAACTCCAGCCGCGCCAGGCCGATGCCTTCATTGGGCAGCATGGCGAAATGGAAGGCCTGCTCCGGGTTGCCCACGTTCATCATGATCTTCACGGGGATGTCCGGCATGGCCTGCATGACCAACTCGGTCTTCTCGAACTTGAGCAGCCCCTCGTAGACATAGCCGTCCTCGCCCTCGGCGCAGGACACGGTCACTTCCATGCCATCCTGGATCGTCTTGGTGGCGTTGCCCGTGCCCACCACCGCCGGCACTCCCAGTTCCCGGGCCACGATGGCCGCGTGGCAGGTGCGCCCGCCCCGGTCGGTGATGATGGCTGAGGCCCGCTTCATCACGGGCTCCCAGTCGGGATCCGTCATGTCCGCCACCAGCACGTCGCCGGGCTCCACATGGTGCATGTCGGAGATGTTGCGGATGACCCGGGCCTTGCCCTGGCCCACCTTGCTGCCGATGGCCCGGCCCTGGGTGATGACGGGCCCTTTCTCCAGCATCTTGAAGCGGGTCTGGACGTTGCCGGCCCGGGACTTCACCGTCTCCGGCCGGGCCTGGAGGATGTAGAGCTTGCCGTCCAGCCCGTCCCGGCCCCATTCGATGTCCATGGGACGCTTGTAGTGCTCCTCGATGGTGATGGCGTAGCGGGACAGTTCCAGCAGTTCCTCGTCGGTGAGGGCGAACTGGTGGCGCAGGTGC
Protein-coding sequences here:
- the mfd gene encoding transcription-repair coupling factor encodes the protein MQFQPAFPMPGQRQRLAAPPGSADSLILAGLARRHCKSGRLLVLTQSAQDADRLVEELAWFDPSLVARLLPDWETLPYDPLSPHPDIVSERLSTLWLAHDAKVDVLVAPAATAMQRLCPPAYLNAHTFLLKEKDRLDVDRLRGRLAAAGYAAVTQVLSPGEFAVRGGLVDLFPMGGEQKTTLPYRIELFDNEIESIRAFDPDTQRTLYKVAEIRLLPAREVPLDEDGVTRFRQNFRECFEGDPSKSQVYRDVSNKLAPGGVEYYLPLFFETTATLFDYLADGTAVVLQGDIQTAVEGFWQDTQSRHRLLAGDKHRPLLAPDALFLPPDQFFGLLRPHARLEIGGRGEADRVQPYLPAPAVEVERKAENPYQRLQAHLENFAGSTLLVAESLGRRETLANAMAEFGLKPVLHEGWPDTERLAPRAFLLTTGPLATGFTDPRARLAILTETELYARSPATRRSREGKRASTAEGLLKDLTELKLGDPVVHAQHGIARYRGLSGMDLGDGQEEFLTLEFAGGDKLYVPVAHLHLISRYLGGDPDNVPLHKLGSGQWEKARRRAMEKARDTAAELLNLYAQRAARHGHAFQISQHDLDAFAAGFGFEETPDQLAAIEAVVGDMGSGRPMDRLVCGDVGFGKTEVALRAAYVAVAAGRQVAVLCPTTLLAEQHFQTFSDRFSDTAVRMAELSRFRSTKEINAALEGLKDGRIDLVIGTHKLLQKDIRFKNLGLVVIDEEHRFGVRQKERLKELRAEVDVLTLTATPIPRTLAMSLEGIRDFSVIATAPQKRLAIKTFVHPFSNGLIREAALRELKRGGQIYFLHNEVETIENMREKLEKLLPEARIQIAHGQMPERELEHVMRDFYHQRFNLLLCSTIIETGINVPTANTIIMNRADKFGLAQLHQLRGRVGRSHHQAYAYLLTPPDGVKITPAAGKRLEAIQNMEELGSGFYLAMHDLEIRGAGEVLGESQSGEMQEVGFNLFNDMLSSAVKSLKEGKEPDMSAPLAATTEINLHHPALLPEDYCPDIHERLVLYKRLANCESKSELDELQEELIDRFGLLPGSAQALIAVHQLRLETRAFGIERLEAGPDVTSIQFRPNPPVDPMKIIRLIQSRREYKLAGQDKLRIEQPCPTLDKRLAMIRKFLAEISG
- a CDS encoding HDOD domain-containing protein, producing the protein MARLPSLPQALLQILDLSERDDVGLSEIGAVVSQDPGLAAKVLSTANSAYFSRGRPINSIDQCLSIMGAAQVRRIALNQSVAELFGRFQKSGGFDMRYFWYHVLCVAITSRELARRLDYPHVDEAYLAGLLHDVGQLALLSVAPDQYLPIFKSATGEQRLMQEEQRAFGLAHQEIGAWLAQRWNLHSFMADALLYHHEPLQRVRDAHALTQIVNLANLFNNLNQGEVEVNDEDLGFWDLTVHEARTLVEAAETEAKEVADALGLEIKFRKDMPKAEASDGDSGHTALAEAVSVRLEAQSTLPEEADVGTRSEAYLGILRSARMLFGTPHATLFVATENVLEGQTTEDDDSRLGEIRVNLPAPDSALARAHGGQVALAGENPSRENLADSQVLRILNTERLLCVPLGNEGSVLGVLAIGLPAADIAAFMKRKALITTFAREGGRRLARALDLVGLEHKAREDAREQFQLHARKVVHEANNPLGVVRNYIGLLREQLGDKKQAHEDMDLVESELRRVARILQQLKDTDAASIGKSAASRIDINALISDVIRFCRLGRPELEKVQTRVQLDGSIPSIRVNGDKVKQVLTNLIFNAAEAMPEGGEISISSASWQAAKGKGSVEIIVRDNGPGLPAAVLDQLYQPKQTGKGGAHQGLGLSIVGRLVDELGGTMQCNSSNAGTSFKILLPASQ
- a CDS encoding EAL domain-containing protein, which gives rise to MVSWRDTPRSDYYQGKVEAVHRDVGHILLVEDDVRFAQSMQRLLSGAGFDVTVTHTGSAARAELAGGDFHLALVDMNLPDMSGHEIIQEINDKKLNTAAIVVSGETEIDAAINALRAGALDFVRKPPEPALLLHAVRRAIRQRCLEREHLEFQQRLHRSERLHRYLVDKSPDIILMMDLDARVTFVNNRLGELLGIESESIVGRHFVELVFEHDRERAQYAFNSAKLTETSKHLLEFRLKSNLDHSGFRHFELLLSAADLEGEEAGGNPVEDDHFYMVARDITVRREAEERARFHANHDALTGLPNRNLFRDRLGLALVQARRNNERLGVLFLNIDRFKSVNDLYGHAQADILLNRVTERIQRCLRGGDTLARFGGDEFLLLNTGIKHDDEVLAIVARINEELEEHFKVSGKQVFLSMSAGIAIFPEHGDNADALIRHANIALYHGRISGSSSHTFFMQEMGKSTDHRLTLEQDLRQALDQDQFELYYQPQMGLKNRHIKGVEALVRWNHPRLGLLPPGEFLPVAEESGFIEELGEWVIKKAFKTLQKWEQRGIAPDRVAINISPRHLERHDFVEQFTRLMKEFNVTPLRVEIELTENLFIRDPGAMVQKLQTLAAHGVMVAIDDFGTQYSSLSYLQKFPIHTLKIDKSFVWEIDREYRQHAIIKAIISIAHGLGLNLIAEGVETDEQLKFLEGQGCDEIQGYLVSRPLPLDALEPLLEKQREPLRLVS
- the ppsA gene encoding phosphoenolpyruvate synthase, coding for MNDAVQPTPQTGVQQHVQYVARFETLGMGDVEHVGGKNASLGEMIHNLTDEGVRVPGGFATTADAFREYLAKDGLSDRIAARLATLNVEDTVSLAAAGREIRGWMMEATLPPGLETAIRHEHRLMCAEAEEDLLFAVRSSATAEDLPDASFAGQQETFLNIRGAENLIDAVKRCFASLYNDRAIAYRVHHGFDHGAVALSAGIQRMVRSDLGAAGVMFTLDTESGFRDVVFINAAYGLGETVVQGAVNPDEYYVHKPKLKEGKRPVVRKTLGEKAIRMVFAGESVAERSTRVEDVPLHLRHQFALTDEELLELSRYAITIEEHYKRPMDIEWGRDGLDGKLYILQARPETVKSRAGNVQTRFKMLEKGPVITQGRAIGSKVGQGKARVIRNISDMHHVEPGDVLVADMTDPDWEPVMKRASAIITDRGGRTCHAAIVARELGVPAVVGTGNATKTIQDGMEVTVSCAEGEDGYVYEGLLKFEKTELVMQAMPDIPVKIMMNVGNPEQAFHFAMLPNEGIGLARLEFIINNAIGIHPNAALEYRKMPEEVKHAIDAKSKGYADPVTFYVEKLAEGIGTLAAAFWPHRVIVRMSDFKSNEYANLIGGPQFEPHEENPMLGFRGAGRYASPQFRRAFTLECRAIQRVRQDMGLTNVEIMLPFVRTLADADAALGVLAENGLERGKDGLKVVMMCEIPANVLIADEFLKRFDGFSIGSNDLTQLTLGVDRDSSLVAAAFDERNPAVKKLLSEAIAACKRNGKYVGICGQGPSDHPDLAEWLMEQGIESMSLNPDTVVSTWMRLAGKAKP